In Capricornis sumatraensis isolate serow.1 chromosome 18, serow.2, whole genome shotgun sequence, one genomic interval encodes:
- the CCL28 gene encoding C-C motif chemokine 28 gives MQQTGLALLALAACVAFRPSEAILPIASSCCTEVSHHVSRRLLERVTTCRIQRADGDCDLAAVILHVKRRRVCVSPHNHVIKQWMKEQASKKEAQGNVCHKKRHHARRNSKGLHRERQEAHGHKTPY, from the exons ATGCAGCAGACAGGACTCGCCCTCCTGGCTTTGGCTGCCTGTGTGGCTTTTCGCCCCTCAGAAG ccATACTTCCCATTGCCTCCAGCTGCTGCACTGAGGTTTCACATCATGTTTCCAGAAGACTTCTCGAAAGAGTGACGACGTGTCGCATCCAGAGAGCTGACGGGGATTGTGACTTGGCTGCTGTCAT CCTTCATGTCAAGCGCAGAAGAGTCTGTGTCAGCCCACACAATCACGTTATTAAGCAGTGGATGAAAGAACAAGCATCCAAGAAAGAGGCTCAAGGCAACGTTTGCCATAAGAAGAGACACCATGCGAGGAGGAACAGTAAAGGGCTGCATCGGGAAAGGCAGGAAGCGCATGGCCATAAAACGCCCTATTAG